The genomic DNA TACGCACAGGTTGCAAAACCCGTGTGGTAGCTGGGGCAACCAGGGCAACCCCTATTAGCTCATCTGTTGAGGAGTGGCTGGGCAGTTTGGTGCCCCACGTGGTAGCCTCCAGTGTCTGCAGCTGTTCTGCCTCATAAAGGGGCTGAATTGCTCCTTCCACTGAAAGAAGGCCGCTTGGCACGCCCAGTTGGCTTTAACAAGGGCTGTGATTGTCTAGGATCAAAGACCCGACCCGGAGGGCAGCCACCGGGCACCTGTCAGTGTAACAGTCCTTTTCCTGCCCATCTGTTCCCTTACAGGTGATTTTGGATTGTCCAAGATAGTGGATGAGCAGGACACCATGAAGACTGTTTGTGGTACTCCAGGATATTGCGGTAAGGGGGTGAGCATGTAGGAATCGCTTAGTGGGGAGCTTGGggaggtgggagtggagggggagaaTCACACAGGGTTTGTTCATGTTAGCAGCGTGTATCTTAGGAATGTATCTTTGCATATTATGATAGAAACCCCTAAGGGTTTGTCTTCATTGCACAGGGGGTTTGGGCAAACCCCCACTACTGACCACACAGAAAAACCCCTGACCTGGAGGTGCTTTAAGACCAGGGTATTTTACCCctcttgggaggggagggggaggttacAGCCTGGGCTCCGCTGTAATTCAGGCTAgaacccacccactttgcagttAGGATGCAGACAAAATCGGTGTCTCTCGTGCCTTCCCCCAGTTCTCTCTGGGGAGGGCAGACAAGTTTTCCCACAATTAGCACAGTGGACTGGGAATGAATCGCAGAACATCTCGGTGCAAAGAACCAGGGGTTACACTCCAAGCACACGCTGATGAGATCAGGGACAGTGAGGACATAGTAACgtggctggggctgtgttgtGGGGACACTCAGACCTGGGGTAGGCTAGCCCAGCTGCTGATCACctaggttaactctgcagtgaagacatgccctaagaaTTGCAATTCAGCTGTGTTAAAGGGACTCTCGTAATATCTTGAACTCTAAAGACAGGGAGAATATTTTACAGTCTAGTTTTCAGGGCAGGTTCCCTTGTGGGTAAAGCACAGGATTGGGACTCAGTAGACCTGGAGTCTCTTCCCTAATCTGTCACAGACTTGttcaagtcacttcatctttctgtatctcagtttcccatATCTCTATTATGGTTGTAAACTGCCTTGAAATTTTCAGCTGACAATGTGCTATAGAAGTGTGAATTTTATTTGTAGGGTTTATTTAAAACGTTGCTGTTCAAGCCACTTATTGCCTCTTTGCGTCTTACTGATCTTAGTCCACAAGATCTAGATGATTCTGCTTTTCTGTataaccagtttttaatctgcTTCATTTTTGGTTCATCCTGTACATTGTCTAGAAAGATGCTGTCTTATCCGTGTTCTAACCTCTGCAAGGGAATATTTAAATCCCAACAGCAAATCATATTTTTCATTGACACTTATTTTTTAATTCCTTGAACCAATTCTCTTCATATTAGGGTTATAAAAGATCCTTAAAACCTGAGTTTGGGGCCTAAATTACTTGCTGTGGTCCCTTTAACGGAAGTGGCTTGAAACAGGAAGTTAGCTCAAAAAGTGAGATTTCAGTACACTGTCACTGCTTTGAGTTGGTAAAGGCACAATGTAAACATGACATTGCTTTGGAATTTTCATCTGCAATATTTAGCAGCTGATAAAACACCTATTAAGTACAGCATACTGACCCATTCCTGTGAGAGACATTAACACATGGCTGTTTGACTCTAGAGTAACCCTATTGCTCTATGGcattgctctggatttacaccaatgtatcAGAGCAGGTGAAGGGAGGGAAGTACAGTGGTTAGAgctctggcctgggactcaggagacgtGGGTGtaattcccttctctgccacagacttctacTATGTGGTCCTGGGCAAGTCTcatagcctctttgtgcctcagttccctatctgtaaaatggggataacagcactctCCTGCCCCACCTGGGGAGCTGTGAAGCACTCAGGTGCTGTGGTGATGGGAGCCATATAAATACTCTTGATAGCAGAATTTGATCCTCAGGGTGTTGACAGATGCCTCCTGCTGGAATATTTTAACTGTGAATTATGCTTTCAGCGCCTGAAATTCTCCATGGCTCTCCATATGGACCCGAAGTGGATATGTGGTCTGTGGGTGTCATAACATATATACTGTGAGTAATGCTGAAAATCTCTGACATTCCACGCCCCCTCATCCTGGCTGCTTTTTCCAACCGTTGTCCCTAAGCAGAGAAGCACTGACTCATCTTAACTCCCTCTGCAAACATGTCTGGTGTTTTCACCAATCTGCTCCTGGGCCTACCACGCAGCTCATGCTAATTACACGTCTAGTCCATGCAACCCTTACAAGAATGAGGACTTACATGACGACTCCCACTAACGACAACAGGATTCAGGGTTGGCAATCTAAACCCTTAGCACCAAGTGAGGATGGGTGGACAATTTTTATGCTCACTGGGCTAGATTTTAACCCCTTAGTCACAGCAGTGAGCAATTAACTCTACCAAGTTGTCTCATTGGCCAGGATCTTCAAAGGTATGTAGATACCTCCCTTCCATtgggaattaggcacctcaaTACCTTTGAACATCTGGACCATTGACTTAACTCGTGGGAGCGTTCTCACTGGTTTGAGAAAAGggctcacaatctggccctttgtttgcAGGACATAAAAATAAGTCATACttagaagagggagagagaaatatatATGGCTTATTGAGAGATGTCTGTCTTTGTTTTATAGTATATCATAATTTGTTACCAGGGTCTTTGATCACGAATATCTGATTTTCTAAAAGCCTTCAATCATCCAATTTCTTTTTCAAGCCTCTTTCTGCTGTAAGTGGCTCGGACCTCTTTATTTTCGGAGCGGTGGCTACACCCAATAATACAGATTCCGCTACTggaacccttttttaaaaaaatgtcaattaCTGGCCAACTTTGAATTGATGGAGCCCTGCAGGCATGTTGTAAACACAGCTGGAGAAAGCAGATATTTTCTGACTGGCTGAACTTCAGAGTACAGACAGTAAGTGCCAGCTGATAAATAAGCCTCCATCACTGGATGGATGAAGACTTGAACAGTCCCTACTGCTATCATCTGCTATTAGCTGAGTACcaggtgtgttttttaaaaaacagctttaGTTAGTTAACTTCTTATTACCGCCCCAAGAGGATTTCTCTCTCATTAGTGTTTTCTACGAGTATCTGAGTCTTTTTAAAACTTCGAACCCTAGACAGTTATATGCTACCACATTTATTCACAATGAGTAGAACTTTACTTTGCTactagtctcactgaaatcagtggcctgAATTCTGTTACTCCAAAgtaagaggatgagagagagaacgAATCACGTGTGACAATGTTAGGGCTTATGTACATGTGGAAACTGATCATTGTAGCTATTTGGAAGGACTATACCACAGTTGCTACCCATGTGGACACTCTGTTCCAGAATAAAAGTTACTCCACTTAAAAAAGAATCTGgaatagctatgttggtcagttTCCCCCATGTAGACACAACGTTGGTCAGATCACTTAATGCATGACTGGTAGGCGCTTGGAGGgtaacattttacatccactttacaCTCACTATGTTCTGATGTAGATGACAGCATAAGGTACACGACAACTGAGAATTGGGACCACTTTTTCGGTTAAAAATGTTCCTTGGACAAGTTCAGATTTGTTGCcacagtataaatccagagtagctccGCTGACTGGAGTAGAATTGTCctaatttgcactggtgtaactgagctgCAACATTTTATCCACCTCTCTCCAAAATGATCACCGAAATATTGTGAGCAAGTCACAGGTGTTCAGTAGCTCTTGCCCTGTTTGGAATGTATTACGGTATTATTGGCCATGAATTTACATGCTTGCAAAACTAACAGGTGCTCAGCAAGAGGCAGAAGCTCTCTTGATTGTTCTTATCGATTCCTTTCATTGTGACATATGCTAAAGTGTAGCATGACTCATAGAAATTACAGGTGGGGGAAAAGCCCTATAAAGTAATCCAATCCATCCGCCATGGCAAATGCAAGATTGTTCCCTCCCAGATGTGCTCCCGTGTTTTGTCCACTATCGTTGTCAACGTCCCGGGTAATAGTGCTTCCAGCCCAGATTGACAAAGGATTTTGGGTTCCTAATTTCcgttgaattcagtggaattcctttgtggatctaggctTCCACCATTTTTTTCAACTGCTCCACAGCGTTACAACTCTTACTGGCAGAAATTGTCCCCTGCTGCTTGTATGTAGCCTCAAATTCCCTTTTCTTAATTTTATCCCACTGTGTTTTCAGGCTTTGTGGGTTTGAACCATTTTTTGATCCAAGAGGGGACCAGTACATGTACAGCAGGATACTGAACTGTGACTATGAGTTTGTTTCCCCTTGGTGGGATGAAGTCTCCCTCAATGCCAAGGACTTGGTAAGTTACCCAAGGCCACAGATGTAGATGTCATGACGTGGAAGAAATTATGACCTCGGTATTGTAGGTAACATGGGGGGATAGCTTCTTGTCAGGGAAGAATTTTGTAAGGCTAGGTTTATACCAGAAACTTTTACTGGTAGAATAGTGTCACTTCAGagtgtgattttatttatttattttattttattttgtgtgtgtgacttttcTATACTGTAGCCCATAGGGCTAGCTTAGCCTTTAGTATATTCAGCTGTAATGCAAGGAACATACAGACCTGTGTCCTGGAAGACACTAGCTTAAGCAAGTTCCCATCAGTATAGTAGGCCTGTGACTCATAGATAAATGGCCTGACAGTCACCCTTAGATTTGGGGAAGTAGGAATAGCTTGCTCAACAGCAGGAGTTGGAATCTAACTGTACCATCCCACTGCACAAATACTGAAGTGATACTGGGCTTGGATGTTTTAGGATAGCATTGTTGGCAGATGTTTAACCACAGATTTTCTTGAGCAATAAGTGAGATGTATGATAATGAGTTAAATGGCATTACTGTGTATGCATATGTTAACCTATAGGATAAGTGCACCCCAGGTATTACCAGGGTGAGGAAGTTAGATTTGGACATGAGCATTAAAATGAACCTTCATGATCGTGCGCTGGCCCTATAATAGGGCAAACCACCAGGTGCAGGGGGTTAGCCTTCCATCATTGGACCCTTCCGCTCTATTGTTATCTGCCACCAATCTTAGGCATTGAGGACCACTGGACTCGGTCGGCatgccagagacagggctggcCCTTTGTCTCTTACCatcaggtcctcaaggaagggtGCAAGTATGCAAGTCTAAGAGCATATGCAAAGAATTATACCACAGATATTCCCCAATACTATTCCATTCCCCAATGTTATTAATATCTCTTTTACGTGGTTTGGAGCTTTTCTGGCTTTATTATTGATCTTAATAAAAATCACTATGACTGTGCTTTTGCCCTCAGTCTAAGTGTCCTTGCCATACACCCTGAGGTTCCCTATGAGATATTGaactcagtggtttcagttcTGTGTAGCCTGATTTTGGGACAATAGCCCCCTTACCCTCAGCCGGTCCTATCCACGGCTCTGCTATTCACTTGTTGTGAGACCTTGCAcaaatctctctgtgccccatctgcaaaatgaggggGGCGATGCTTTGTTAAACATATTAAGATCTCTGGGTGAAACGCTCTCTATTATGTTATAGTTGttattcaataataataatatttaataataatacaaacCAGATTTGCAGAGCAATCCTTCTGAAGTGCAATATTGAAGTACTAATGTCTTGAAAAGTACATAAGTGACTCCATTTAGCAGTCTTTCCACTCTCACAAAGTACAATTGATAGCCAAAAGGAAAGACAAAAATGGATGAGCCTTATGAAATAACAGTAAAAGATGACAGAAATCAATCTAAAGTTAAAACTCTCACTGTTTCCAGcaacaaaatataaattaaaaccattCAGATCAGCAGTATCTATGAATCATTATCATCCACCATCAACTGATAATATTAAAATGCTTTACGATCAATCCATTTGTAAAAAATACAGGATTTGCCAAACCAAaacagactaatggtccatcttaattttctttcctgtgtctggccccaattcaggaaagcaccaaGCATGTGATTTGTGAATTGGGGCCTCTGACAGTGCTCAGTGCTTTATAGGAAGACCTAAACTGTTCCTATGATATGCTTACTTTTGCTATACTCTACAATGGGACAAATTCTTCTTGACTCATGCTGGTGTTCATTCTGTGCCCTACAGCAAGAAGATGCATGCCCTTGTAATTGCACTCCCTATCACTGGACTGCGGATGACATTAATGATAAATTTCCAGTTCCTTTTGAACAAACATATTTAAACTTACTTGTTTGAAATCTGGCTGCAGGTTCAAAAACTGGTAGTCTTGGACCCACAGAAGAGGCTAACAGTACATCAAGCACTGGAACACCCCTGGGTCACGGGCAAAGCAGCTAAATTTGCTCATATGGATAGCACACAAAAGAAACTGCAAGAGTTTAATGCCCGGCGGAAACTGAAGGTAACGTTATAGAGCCTTGCTGTTAATCATTCTGGAATATTTCTTATTTCCCTTCTACATAGACTGTACAAATGGTCACTGCTAACCAGATCTGCTATCGTCAGCTCTTCAGAATGCAGTGGTTTTAGTTAAGAAACACTTGAGATTTGTCTACACTTTCAAGCTGATGTGGATTACGATAGGGTATGAATATGCAGCCCaagagctattccagaataactccacatgtagacaaacattaattaaaatgttacAGTTTGGTGGGGGACTGGTTGGCTCAGGGAACTGGTAAAAGGATATGAAGCTTTTTGCGCCCAAAGCTATGTTTCCACTGCAAAAACCAGGGCTGTTGTTACATCGTTAGCTATCACAGCGTAAAATTCTGGTGGGGACCAGGCACAAGTAGTGCCTTGATGTGGCTAGTTGGAATAAACCCCAGGTGAGGGGTCCAGTGTTTGGCCTCTGCTAGCTACGCTGAGCTAAAACCTGCCTGTGCTCTGTCTTCACTGGGATTTTACGTTGCAATGGCTAACATGGTGTGAAAACACACCTTTTTGGACTCTGGAGACATAGCCTATGGCATCACTTCAAATCTGTCTCAAAGTCATTGCAAGCTGGTGTCTctttggtggcctgtgtgaaacaAACCAGAAGTCTCAGTCCAGCCCTAGTGGATGGATGTTGCCACAACAATAATTGGCCCCCTTGTTAGCCCAGATACCAAGGAATGAATGACCCATTGAAACTGATCTCTTTCTtctggaggggaggggtatgTCTCCAAATCTGGACTTACACTGGGGAAACTGATACTGACCATGTTCCATCTGTTCTATacagactgaagtcctctgtctACCTAGGGATGTCGCTCCAGAACCTTTCTCTGACACTAAATTCACTCTAGGAATTAAAATGAAcagtttacttttttaaaaccacttttaCTAATGAAAACGTTGTAAATCTtttcattgtatttatttttattacttacaGATGCACATTAGGGCCTCAATCCTGCGAAGATTCATGCTTGTAACATTACCCAAATGGGTAGTCCAAATTGACTTTGAACTTACATACGCATTACGttttgcagggttggggcctaGGGATACACTTCAATACAATATAAAATACGCTTGATTGGAAAATGTTAATACAATTAAACTAAAAGAAATCACTCCGGTTGGCCTAATATGATTTGATTTCTTGTAAGAATACATTGGTCTCTGATCTAAGCTATTCATTATCCTTTCTTAGAACCAAGAAGCATAGCACAtatggaaatatatatatttttatttccatttccatGTGACTTTGTCTCTTCATCCCACTGGCCCTATCGAAGAACCAAGGTTATTTTGTCGAGGGCTTTTTATTTTATCAGCACAGGCCTGGGAACCATTACAGCCATTTTTTGTAGCATCAGAGTGTTTCTGAACTTACATCCAAGTAGCAAATCTCTGAAATGCATCCTTGCACCACTGCTGTTCATTTACTcctcatgtttgtttttaaataggctGCAATGAAAGCTGTAGTCGCTTCTAGCCGTCTAGGTAACCACGGGCATCATGACAGCTCCAGAAATGGACGTACTCACGAAGGTACCAAAGAATCTTGCCTGGCCCAGGCAGCTGAGAACTCCTGTCTCCAAGACAATCCTGATAGCTCTTCCATGCCCAGCCACCTCGAATCCAGTGCAACAGGTCCCTCGGCAAAGGCAGGGAACCTGGAAGCTTTCCAAAGTGattgccctgcagctcccaagaTTGTGTTTAATGGGGCCAGCTGTGAAAGTTAATGTTATAAATATGACTGCTGGCTCTTAACAACTTTAACTAAACAATATCCCACGACTCTTGGCCACAGCCATATGGAGAGGAGTAGGCAGAGGGATACCCAGTAAAGGGAGGAGCATCTGGGAAATTATTGGAAACTGGGACTCTGAATAATACATAGCATGTAGTAGGTGTGCTTTGATAAGAACTTGGTCTCTCATGTGATGCATCCTTATTTAATGTCCTGTATCTAGTACAATTGTAACTGGTGGCTGTGTATGTGGGTGTCTATATGGACCAACCTAGCAAACCAAAGTTGGCAAGTTGGACTTCCAACAAACCATTCATGGCCACCTTGTCTATAGCATATGAAAGAGGAGCAAACAGCAGATATGGGCATTTTTACCTTCCCTACAAAAGAAATTATGTTATCTTCATGACTTGTTTTGTAATTTAATGTAAATAATCCTCTTAGATTCACCGTCTTCCCTCATTAAATATACCTATGTTCTCTCTATTATTATCATTGTTAAATCTTCAAGGTCCAACCGTGGGATATTTTAGTTAGGGTTGGCAGACACATCTGGGCCTAGACATTTGATGCCATTCAAAGAAATAGTGCTTGCCCTGTTTAATTTGTGCTTCAATTACACTCCAGTTTCAGTTGCTTTTAAGAAGTTCAGTCTTGTGCTACAGACAACAATGCAGATCACATGGTTCTTAACAGCAGAGGCGATTGGCTATTCCAACCTTTGCATTTGCTTTCTAAGCCACAATTTACACAATTAATTCTAATGATGAACAACGTAAATATTTCGACTGAGCATCCTAAAACTTTGTTTGTAACAGGCAAGAAGTGCTGTTGTTTCTGGGTATCTTGCATTGAAGACAATGTCTTTGTGCAGCATaatgttgttttgggttttttaaggtTATTGAAATCAATTGATAGAGTATTTGGGAAAAATCCCAGTTAGCTTTTTTTGGCGCAATTATCACTGTACTCTGGATAACCATTCAGAGGCATCAAGTCAGTGAAAAGCAATTTTAGAAATACTGTATGTAACCTGTTTGGGACTATGAGCTGTCATTCAGTCAGATCGCTCCCTATAGATCCAGTCTCAAAActtgtaaactggcatagctccatttaagttaatggagctacactgatttacaccactaaGGAGCTGGCCCAATGTGTGCAACAATGGGCTCCTGGCAGAAAATCTCAACTGAAAGAGATTGAAATTGTAAATAAGGTTCATTTTTGATACTTTGTATGTACAGTTCGGAATCTGATAACTAAGGGCTCACAAATAAaacttacatttacatttagcctaAGCATTTAGTGTTGCTGATGCAAAATCTAAAAGGGGACAGAGAGCAAGTCAGAACTATAAAACAGTCAAATGATTTTCAGATTTATTCACAGCACAAGTAGAAATTGGAAAGATTATACATAAGGGTTTATAAGGGAATTTTTTTGATGTGAAACAAAAAATGTAGTGGGGAGAGATTAAGTCCAAGAGTTTTACTGATTGGAAAAGTATACTAGTTCTAGGCTAGAGAAGTACTCCTCTAATTAACTTTTATTTCTTAGATGGGATATGATTAATGCAGACCATATTGTTAAGGTGAGATCAATGATGAAATCTGAAAGGACAACAGGgcttttttttaatgcatgtaGGGCTTGATTTCACAGAGTGCTGAACACGCTGGCTCCGATCTTGCAAAACTCCTCAGATTAAATCATCTcctcatcaaagtcaatgggagttttgccattgattttagtggggtcAGGACTTCACCTTTAAATGTTGCTTTGCTTAAttggacttcaatggggccacaaatgcttaaagttaagcacaagcttaaatgTTTTACAGATTAAGACCAGAGTGCCTAGTGCACCCTGAAGGCTCAAGCATTCACGGCAACATAGCCCATAAAGCTTAGGGTCCAACCCAGTAAATTGCTAAATAACTGCTgggttgacttcaatggcagttgAGGACGctctttattttgcaggatgaactacaaaaaaaaattgataggCTGAGAACACTGAATAACAAGGGATATTGCAACAATAGAAGGAATCCGAGGGAAAATACgacgccaaaaaaaaaaaaaattgtcatttcaaaaaagaattattcTGTAAATAATGATAGTTTAAAGGTAGAGAAAAATGTACTCCCTGGAATAAACCTAACTAGAACGTACAGCTTTGATCTGTAGATATgtgttttaataataatttactaATTCAATTAAGTGTTAACATTTTCAGTGTTATCGGTATTTATAAAAGTATCAATAAATATTAATCATTACAACACATGGATCCTTTGTGTTTACTGTTGAGCTGTCAGACAGAGGGGAAGGTTAGGGGATTGTGTTGCTCATCTGATAGGGACAAATAATTCTCAGCTGATCTCGTTTTTACATGGTTGCCTGAATCCACCTTCACATAACTGACTTTCAGGCTTCAGGAAACTGACTACTATATCTAGGGCCTAGGTTTTTAAGGGCTTCTCTTGCCTGGCTTCTGTTTGACTAGAAGATAAAGGGACAAGATTCTTAGCCTAATTTTCCTTTACATGAAGGCTCCTTAGTGTAATAAGAATCTGCCCTTCCAAGTAGGCCATCTATTGTCTAAGTGGACCAAGTTAAGCCTGCaaagtatagtcaaggtccagacgaaagagaaaataataataaaaataacaataatgataacaagtaaataaaaagatttgggggtctgTTAAAAATGTCTGGTGGTCtgggtccacctattgactacccctggtcTAGGCTGTCATCCTGTTGAGACTGCCCTAAAATGTATGACTTTaggcccagacctgaagaagagccctatgtaagcttgaaagcttgcctctttcaccaatagaagttggtccagtaagagagattacctcacccatcttgtctctctaatatctggaGACCAGCAGAGCTATAACACCACTCCACTGatttaggcttgacaaagcaatGGCTCCCTAGGctatcttttgtttgtttttttcatagtATAACACACTTATAGATTTCTATTAAATTCCACTGCTGGATGGAGTGAACATTCTGAACTCTTTAAATGCAGGTTTATAAACCACTCATCCACTCCAAGGTTACCTCTGCTGGAATTAGAGCATGCCTAGTGAGTTCAGACATTAAACTGTTTAGGAACTCACAACGAAAACAAACAaccaataaaacaaaaacagtgtaAACGTCAAAGGCCCATGGCCTTTTGTTTTTCCCGGAGTGTCTCAAACTAAAATAgagcaacacacacaaactcactcacgcctccctctgccccacttGACTTGTTTGGTAGTTGGCTCTGATTGATGCTTTTGAGGATTGTAAAAGATATTTTTCCAAAACTGGGAATAAAGAAAGTGGATTCTATGAAGATTGCAAAGGATGTAGTTAAGTAGAAAAAGTACTAGCTCAAGTTCCAGCTGGGGCATGATTACACAATGCAAGCCTAAGGGTTGGTTAGTGGGTTGGGCCCTTGTGGCTGCTCTCAGCAAGGGTAGCCTGGACTTCTGGCTATAGTCTGTTACTGACTAGAGCTAGTcaggaaaatgttgatttgtctAACCTGAAATGTTCTGTGGGAACGTATTGGGTTTGATGCACTTCCGATAAACAAGAAGCAGAATTCTGATGGAATCCTGCCAGCTTGCCTGGAGAGCTTGGGCTTCCAAGGTCTGCAACTCCAGGGCACCCCCACTACATAGACTGCCACTGAGTCAAGGACCCCAGGGATTCCAAGCTCCCTGACATGGAGCTGGAGGCCTGGAAGTCCTGGGATGGCTTTCCAGGATCACTGGGGCAGTCTGCATGTCAGAGCTGTTTCCCAGCCAGGGACCCTGGAAAAGCCTGGctgaaattgacatgattctTGTCCCTTTCCTGGCCCCCCACCTcaatggtgaaaaaaaaaaagaccaatcTAGTCAGTTTCATGAGTCTATGGAGGGGGAGGCATGAAACTGACCAGGATTGTGCAGGTTTCAtgagtctggggggggggggggaggaaaggcaTGAAACTGACCAGGAGTGTGTCCATTTCATGAGTCTATGGGGGGGAAGCTGAAACTGACCAGGATTGTGCAGGTTTCATGAATCTGGGGGGAAGGAAAggcatgaaattgacaagaattgTGTCAGTTTCATGAGACTATTCCATGGGGAGGCATGAAACTGACCAGGAGAGTGTCCAGTTCAATCAGCTGTCAGGATCCCCACAGCATATTTCCTTGGGTCAGGTCGGGACACGCGGAGCTCAGGGCCTCAGGTTTCTACGTCACCTCATGATGTCACCACAGCACCCAATCCCCACGCCAGGGCCACCCCGTGATACCGCCTGAAGCGGTTGCCTCACGTCCCGGCGTGCTGACAGCCCGCATCACTCACGTCACCCACTTGGCGGACCCATCCTCCCCGCTCCAAGCCTCGCGCCGGTGGGGAGGGGCGGAGGCCGCCTTCTGATTGGCCGCCCGCGCTCCCCCGCCCCCTGGCCCGCTTGCGCGAGGCTGACAA from Lepidochelys kempii isolate rLepKem1 chromosome 25, rLepKem1.hap2, whole genome shotgun sequence includes the following:
- the LOC140903299 gene encoding calcium/calmodulin-dependent protein kinase type IV-like isoform X1; this translates as MPTSEPGAEYWIDGSHRNTALEDFYTMGLELGRGATSVVYSCEEKGTHMQYAAKILKKTIDKKIVRTEIGVLLRLSHPHIIKLKEIFETPSEIVLILELVTGGELFDRIVERGFYSERDAAHVVKQILEAVSYLHENGVVHRDLKPENLLYADLSPDAPLKIGDFGLSKIVDEQDTMKTVCGTPGYCAPEILHGSPYGPEVDMWSVGVITYILLCGFEPFFDPRGDQYMYSRILNCDYEFVSPWWDEVSLNAKDLVQKLVVLDPQKRLTVHQALEHPWVTGKAAKFAHMDSTQKKLQEFNARRKLKAAMKAVVASSRLGNHGHHDSSRNGRTHEGTKESCLAQAAENSCLQDNPDSSSMPSHLESSATGPSAKAGNLEAFQSDCPAAPKIVFNGASCES
- the LOC140903299 gene encoding calcium/calmodulin-dependent protein kinase type IV-like isoform X2; translation: MFRPPDYPLRGFPFGTVGAGKHPLSEQLIKLKEIFETPSEIVLILELVTGGELFDRIVERGFYSERDAAHVVKQILEAVSYLHENGVVHRDLKPENLLYADLSPDAPLKIGDFGLSKIVDEQDTMKTVCGTPGYCAPEILHGSPYGPEVDMWSVGVITYILLCGFEPFFDPRGDQYMYSRILNCDYEFVSPWWDEVSLNAKDLVQKLVVLDPQKRLTVHQALEHPWVTGKAAKFAHMDSTQKKLQEFNARRKLKAAMKAVVASSRLGNHGHHDSSRNGRTHEGTKESCLAQAAENSCLQDNPDSSSMPSHLESSATGPSAKAGNLEAFQSDCPAAPKIVFNGASCES